A genomic stretch from Leptospira licerasiae serovar Varillal str. VAR 010 includes:
- a CDS encoding ExbD/TolR family protein, with the protein MIQIKKKRGLEEISASSMSDIAFLLLVFFMVTAVFFVKEGLNIQLPRKNSNPTLVLRENIYEILVAGETIKMRNKVLGTRDYKDLAEFRKDLNDLEIPNLDEKVALIKTTGETKYGNMLDALSAVQLRGFKQVSVKRLK; encoded by the coding sequence ATGATTCAGATTAAGAAAAAAAGAGGTTTAGAAGAAATTTCGGCCTCTTCTATGTCGGATATCGCGTTTCTTCTTCTCGTATTTTTTATGGTGACGGCGGTGTTTTTCGTGAAGGAAGGTTTGAATATACAACTTCCCCGCAAAAACTCTAACCCCACCCTAGTTTTACGAGAGAACATCTACGAGATATTGGTAGCCGGCGAAACGATCAAGATGAGGAATAAAGTCCTCGGCACTCGTGATTACAAGGATCTGGCAGAATTCAGAAAAGATCTGAACGATCTGGAGATACCTAATCTAGACGAAAAAGTCGCTTTGATCAAAACGACCGGCGAAACGAAGTACGGAAATATGTTGGATGCTCTTTCTGCGGTGCAGTTAAGAGGTTTCAAACAAGTCTCCGTAAAAAGATTAAAATAA
- a CDS encoding MotA/TolQ/ExbB proton channel family protein, whose product MHNRYTNLSLRQWIAIALVGGFVLTATLPTFSQDAAPTDANKTEQPSAEKPAEQSAPAPAEKSGTWGFVDLFNKGGWTMYPLALSSIIALGIIFERIYFLTTSKLLPKGFNIDLGEKVDEKGFEGAKEFIDANPSYKISDILKNGIDVSAGNAEIFAKGIEREAAEVIVVLERGLVILAAVSTIAPLIGFLGTVSGMINAFDAIANADQVNAKVVAGGIKEALITTAAGLIIAIPAMTFHQYLTARIDGFTSEVEEAANRIYKEFLKRNARA is encoded by the coding sequence ATGCATAATCGATATACTAATCTCTCTCTACGCCAATGGATCGCCATTGCACTTGTAGGAGGATTCGTTCTTACTGCAACTTTACCTACTTTTTCCCAAGATGCTGCGCCTACCGACGCAAATAAAACCGAACAACCTTCCGCAGAAAAACCTGCAGAACAATCCGCACCTGCTCCTGCTGAAAAAAGCGGGACTTGGGGATTTGTAGATCTTTTCAATAAGGGTGGATGGACAATGTATCCATTAGCTCTTTCTTCTATCATCGCTCTTGGAATTATTTTCGAAAGGATATACTTCCTTACTACTTCCAAACTTCTCCCAAAAGGTTTTAATATCGATTTAGGGGAGAAGGTAGATGAAAAAGGTTTCGAAGGCGCGAAAGAATTCATAGATGCAAATCCTTCTTATAAAATTTCCGATATTTTGAAAAACGGTATCGATGTATCTGCAGGTAACGCTGAGATTTTCGCAAAAGGTATCGAGAGAGAGGCCGCCGAAGTGATCGTTGTTCTTGAAAGAGGGCTCGTGATCTTAGCTGCCGTTTCGACTATCGCTCCTTTGATCGGGTTCTTAGGAACAGTTTCCGGTATGATCAACGCATTCGACGCGATCGCAAACGCCGACCAAGTGAACGCAAAAGTGGTAGCAGGCGGTATCAAAGAAGCTCTTATCACCACTGCTGCCGGTTTGATCATCGCTATTCCTGCAATGACTTTCCACCAATACCTGACTGCAAGGATCGACGGATTTACTTCCGAAGTGGAAGAAGCAGCAAACAGAATTTATAAAGAATTCCTGAAACGTAACGCAAGAGCTTAA